The Nonlabens sp. Hel1_33_55 genome contains the following window.
GAAGGAATACCGTATCATCTCGATAATTTTACCCAACTACAAAATTATTCTGAACAAGAAATAGCTGATCTATTTGATAGTAATTACGTTTCGTTAGATAACTTAAATCCAGTCAATAAGACTAATGAATTACCAATGGGATTTGGATTAATCGAAGTAGATTAATATTGAAAAAACCTAATGTTTTATAACAAATTAGTTATCCAGCAGAAACAATTCGGTTTTGTAAATTCGCCCTATTCCATTAGCACTCTTGGGATTTGCCAAAAGTCCTAATTTTATAAACCAGTCTACCGTCTTGATGTAACTTAATCCGATATTTGCAACGTAAAATATCATCAAAATATTTATGGACTTAAAACCAGGAGATAAAGTCAATCTAACCGTACAACACGAGTCACCGCTAGGTTTCAATGTTTTAATTGAAGGCGAGTTTGAAGGTTTGGTGTATCATGAGGATGTCTACATTGAATTGGAAGAAGGCATGGAAGGCATCGGTTTTATTAAGAACATCCGCGAGGATGGAAAAATTGATGTATCCCTACGTCCGCAAGGCTTTCTTAATGTCATCGACACAGATTCTGAAACCATTCTTGAAGCTCTTCGAGAAAGTGAGCATGATTATATTTTAGTTACTGACAAGAGTTCGCCAGACTCTATTCGTTCCCACATGAATATGAGCAAAAAGTCCTTCAAAAAAGCTGTAGGTAATCTCTATAAGCAAAAGTTAATTGCCATTAAAGAAGATCGTATAGAGCTCGTAGAAAGATCCTCGTAATCCTTCCTTACAAATGAGACAGTTCTGCAGTTAACTTAGCTTCGATTAGTCGTTTATCATCTTTTACCTTCTACGATAACTCATGGAATATCATTGATTTGATCTCAAATTTCAGAACATAGAAATGTAGGTTAATAGGTGTTCCGCTTTCGCGAAAGCGGAATCACCCACAAACAAAAAAGGCAGATCATATCGATCTGCTTTTCTTTTATACTTAGTTGAACCTTATTTCTCTGGATTGAGAATATCATCGATGCGAGCCAGTAGATCATCGTAGTGGAAACGGGTCACCGTATCGCTGGTTCCACGCCTTTTTGAGCGGATCAAGGACTGCAAGCTGTTGAGTTCTCCACGAACCAAGGAGCGCACATCGCTCTGGCTCACGTCATAATAATCACCACCACGGCCGCGTTGCATCTCTCCAGTCATCAAATAATTCAACCTATCCACATAGGCTCGTTCAAGATTACGCTGGTAGATATCCAGTTTTCCATTAGGCGAATAAACACCAGATCTCACGTCCTTCATCATATCCAAAGCACTGTAGTAATTGCTAGAAATCGTCTCTGCGTTGAGCAATCTGCCTATGCGGTCAAAGTCCAATAAGTCATTCAAGTATCTGGTCTGGATGGATCGCATACGCTCTGCATATCCAGAATAATCAATGTTCTGTACAATGGCAGGATCGATCAACCATTGTGGCGTTTCAAATACATTTTCATTCATCCATTCAACAGACTTCTCTTGAGTAGCCGCATCAACCGGTGTATAAACAGGTCCTGATTGGTTTGGCTTTTTTAGATCTTCATTAACACCACCAACGTTAGTCACAACGTGTCCTACATATCGTGACCAAACGCCCAATAGCTCACCATAGAGTTCTTCTAGATCATTGTAATTATTGGTTTCATCTGAGGTCCATTGCGGTAGGTTTTTGGCAACGTATTTTAGGTTTTTGATTCCGTAGGTGCTTGCTGCAATCGGGTCGTTACCAATGGCTTCTGTTTGTGATTGTGGGTCAAAACGGCTGCTCTGACGACCAAACTTATATCTAGGGTCGCCTGCCTTTTCCATGATCCACTCGTTAAGCGTTTCTACTTCGTCCTCTGGCGTGC
Protein-coding sequences here:
- a CDS encoding DNA-binding protein gives rise to the protein MDLKPGDKVNLTVQHESPLGFNVLIEGEFEGLVYHEDVYIELEEGMEGIGFIKNIREDGKIDVSLRPQGFLNVIDTDSETILEALRESEHDYILVTDKSSPDSIRSHMNMSKKSFKKAVGNLYKQKLIAIKEDRIELVERSS